A single Natrinema pellirubrum DSM 15624 DNA region contains:
- a CDS encoding universal stress protein, with the protein MYQDLLVATDGSDAAQRATDHGIELADRLDATLHVLSVSEDGPQATEKQDRLRSDPEDEAAGAAERARAAAEHDGVEATTDIRHGVPQEQIVDYAEVNQVDMVMVGTAGRSGLDHLISGSVAEEIVRNAPVPVLTVREQP; encoded by the coding sequence ATGTATCAGGATCTGCTGGTCGCGACCGACGGGAGCGACGCCGCACAGCGGGCGACCGACCACGGGATCGAACTCGCGGACCGACTCGACGCAACGCTGCACGTCCTCTCGGTCTCCGAGGACGGACCGCAGGCGACGGAGAAACAGGATCGGCTTCGCTCCGATCCGGAAGACGAGGCCGCAGGGGCCGCCGAACGCGCTCGAGCGGCGGCCGAACACGACGGTGTCGAGGCGACGACGGACATCCGCCACGGCGTACCCCAAGAGCAGATCGTCGACTACGCGGAGGTGAATCAGGTCGATATGGTCATGGTCGGGACGGCCGGTCGATCAGGGCTCGATCACTTGATTTCGGGTAGTGTCGCCGAGGAGATCGTCCGGAACGCGCCGGTGCCGGTGCTGACGGTCCGCGAGCAGCCCTAA
- a CDS encoding bacterio-opsin activator domain-containing protein, whose product MSDAAATVVGDSPCILIVGESSSADDAMDALAGAFAEQSLLRARTAVAARERLAEREIHCLVCPFDPDERSDSPSLLEGLADRTDAPIVALADGDDADRALEAGASDVASARSATVLRTRVRNAADRERYRRAASAAAPRHRAILESADAVVWVVDDEGTVKYVTPAVESRLGYTPAELERTALTRLVHPDDREGVRDAVATAVAGPTGTTERVRPRLGHADGTWRVATLTCTNRLADPALEGVVVTRTDAEPTVDAGGADAVRTGLDRLTDPLFVLGADDDVRYANAAATRFVRRFDSTTTDEPLPTGAVLWDRLPDALGRSLSERVREAERTGSVTAFETTVPSLEDPIAVAVHPGDDGATIHVRNRPAEAVETDRDRLALLESVIDTVDVGIAVLEGSTIRLANPALLELADAASLVGRDLESVFDDDLAASVLERADSPVVRWLESVSGTLATEPPRPVDVSVAPLSPDFDADRDTPAADRTLCVVRDGRESGDDAASMLRRTTAALASAEAPSAVRHAVVDAVGEWMGADVTVWYRGTDDDLRPTATVTADHTGSDDASIEPPAIDPRGTRLEPIIESGEPTVDDREAFTDVLARTGLRAERVLAVPVGSDGIVLATSTEPTAFDGIDVDGLEALSAATAIAHEDRDRAAALRTCRHERARLETVVDRDERLWDLGRSLLEAETREAVEERLCEGLVSLSLPAAADGVGLAWVGRADDGRERLVPTAWAGRDAAFLESATVALNGSEETPARAAATTREAVVVDDLATGDAMGAETTDRAGEDSWRRRLRDRGFRSALSVPLTADEFRFGTLTAYATEPGAFDERTRRACAHLGTIAGAAIGALETKAALLADRVTELEVVCRDETEPLSSLAGRLERRIDVRAVIPRSTDGSTVYCSISDGDSDAIRDRVATATAVESVTVVGDGDDRTALEIVFAAPTVAGTIAAHGGVLRSLEPVDDRTRLTIELGEPVEVRAFVRALERRHPGTELIARRTRERPPRAAGAIDDLAERLSERQRRTLEAAYHGGFFEWPRDHTGEEIADSLGISQPTFSRHLRLAQRKLFALLFDDADGE is encoded by the coding sequence GTGAGCGACGCTGCTGCCACGGTCGTCGGCGACTCCCCGTGCATCCTGATCGTCGGTGAGTCCAGCTCGGCCGACGACGCGATGGACGCCCTCGCTGGGGCGTTCGCGGAGCAGTCGCTACTGCGGGCGCGAACGGCCGTGGCTGCCCGCGAGCGACTGGCCGAGCGCGAGATCCACTGTCTGGTCTGCCCCTTCGACCCCGACGAGCGCTCGGACTCCCCCTCGCTCCTCGAGGGACTGGCGGACCGAACCGACGCGCCGATCGTCGCGCTCGCCGACGGGGACGACGCCGACCGCGCGCTCGAGGCGGGAGCCAGCGACGTCGCGAGCGCCCGGTCGGCGACCGTCCTGCGAACCCGCGTTCGGAACGCCGCCGATCGCGAGCGGTATCGCCGCGCCGCGTCCGCAGCCGCCCCGCGGCACCGAGCGATCCTCGAGTCCGCCGACGCGGTCGTCTGGGTCGTCGACGACGAGGGGACCGTCAAGTACGTGACGCCGGCCGTCGAATCGCGGCTGGGGTATACACCCGCCGAACTCGAGCGAACGGCGCTGACGCGGCTCGTCCACCCCGACGATCGTGAGGGTGTTCGCGACGCCGTCGCCACCGCCGTCGCGGGACCGACTGGAACGACCGAGCGGGTCCGGCCTCGCCTCGGCCACGCCGACGGCACCTGGCGGGTCGCGACGCTTACCTGTACCAATCGGCTCGCGGATCCGGCTCTCGAGGGGGTCGTCGTGACGCGGACGGACGCTGAACCGACCGTCGATGCCGGCGGGGCCGACGCCGTCCGAACGGGGCTCGACCGGCTCACGGACCCGCTTTTCGTCCTCGGTGCGGACGACGACGTACGGTACGCCAACGCGGCGGCGACCCGATTCGTCCGACGGTTTGATTCGACGACGACCGACGAGCCGCTGCCGACGGGTGCCGTCCTCTGGGACCGGCTCCCGGACGCCCTCGGTCGGTCCCTCTCCGAGCGCGTCCGGGAGGCCGAGCGGACCGGCTCGGTCACCGCCTTCGAGACGACCGTTCCTTCGCTCGAGGACCCGATCGCTGTCGCTGTTCATCCCGGCGACGACGGCGCGACGATCCACGTCCGGAACCGGCCCGCCGAGGCCGTGGAGACGGATCGGGATCGGCTCGCGCTGCTCGAGTCGGTCATCGACACCGTCGACGTCGGAATCGCCGTCCTCGAGGGGTCGACGATCCGGCTGGCGAATCCGGCGCTGCTGGAGCTGGCCGACGCGGCATCGCTGGTCGGTCGGGACCTCGAATCGGTGTTCGACGACGACCTCGCGGCATCGGTGCTGGAGCGGGCCGACTCGCCGGTCGTCAGGTGGCTCGAATCCGTCTCGGGGACGCTCGCGACCGAGCCGCCGCGGCCGGTCGACGTTTCCGTCGCACCGTTGTCTCCCGACTTCGACGCCGACCGCGATACGCCGGCGGCGGATCGGACGCTCTGTGTCGTGCGCGACGGGCGCGAGTCCGGTGACGATGCGGCGTCGATGCTCCGTCGGACGACCGCTGCACTCGCCAGTGCGGAAGCCCCCTCAGCCGTTCGGCATGCGGTCGTCGACGCCGTCGGCGAGTGGATGGGGGCCGACGTCACCGTCTGGTACCGTGGAACCGACGACGACCTTCGGCCGACGGCCACCGTGACGGCCGACCATACTGGCAGCGACGACGCGTCGATCGAACCGCCAGCGATCGACCCCCGTGGGACGCGGCTCGAGCCGATCATCGAGTCGGGCGAGCCGACGGTCGACGACCGCGAGGCGTTCACGGACGTCCTCGCCCGTACCGGGCTCCGAGCCGAGCGGGTACTCGCAGTGCCGGTCGGGAGCGACGGGATCGTCCTCGCGACCAGCACGGAGCCGACGGCGTTCGATGGCATCGACGTCGACGGACTCGAGGCGCTGTCGGCGGCCACGGCGATCGCACACGAGGACCGCGATCGCGCCGCTGCCCTTCGGACCTGCCGCCACGAGCGCGCTCGGCTCGAGACGGTCGTCGACCGGGACGAGCGACTGTGGGACCTCGGTCGGTCGCTACTGGAGGCGGAGACCCGCGAGGCGGTCGAGGAACGGCTCTGTGAAGGACTGGTCTCGCTTTCGCTGCCGGCCGCGGCCGACGGCGTCGGGCTCGCCTGGGTCGGCCGCGCGGACGACGGCCGCGAACGGCTCGTCCCGACGGCGTGGGCCGGCCGTGACGCCGCGTTCCTCGAGTCGGCGACCGTGGCGCTGAACGGGAGCGAGGAGACGCCGGCTCGCGCCGCGGCGACGACCCGCGAGGCGGTCGTGGTCGACGATCTCGCGACCGGCGACGCGATGGGTGCCGAGACGACCGACCGCGCCGGCGAGGACTCGTGGCGGCGACGGCTGCGCGATCGCGGATTCCGATCGGCGCTGAGCGTCCCCCTCACCGCCGACGAGTTCCGCTTCGGGACGCTGACTGCGTACGCGACGGAGCCGGGGGCCTTCGACGAGCGGACCCGCCGGGCCTGTGCCCATCTCGGAACGATCGCGGGCGCTGCGATCGGCGCGCTCGAGACGAAAGCGGCGCTGCTTGCGGACCGGGTAACCGAACTCGAGGTCGTCTGTCGGGACGAGACCGAGCCGCTGTCGTCGCTCGCCGGCCGACTCGAGCGGCGGATCGACGTCCGGGCCGTGATCCCGCGGTCGACGGACGGTTCGACGGTGTACTGTTCGATCTCGGACGGCGATTCGGACGCGATCCGGGACCGAGTCGCGACCGCGACGGCCGTCGAATCGGTTACGGTCGTCGGCGACGGCGACGACCGGACGGCCCTCGAGATCGTCTTTGCCGCGCCCACCGTTGCCGGGACGATCGCGGCCCACGGTGGCGTCCTCCGCTCGCTCGAGCCGGTCGACGACCGGACGCGGCTCACGATCGAACTCGGCGAGCCCGTCGAGGTCCGCGCGTTCGTCCGCGCTCTCGAGCGGCGGCATCCGGGGACGGAGCTGATCGCTCGCCGAACGCGGGAGCGACCGCCCCGGGCAGCGGGAGCGATCGACGACCTCGCCGAGCGCCTCTCGGAACGACAGCGGCGGACGCTCGAGGCGGCCTACCATGGCGGGTTCTTCGAATGGCCCCGCGATCACACCGGCGAGGAGATCGCGGACTCGCTCGGCATCTCTCAGCCGACGTTCAGCCGACATCTCCGGTTGGCCCAGCGGAAGCTGTTCGCGTTGCTGTTCGACGACGCCGACGGGGAGTGA
- a CDS encoding helix-turn-helix domain-containing protein, translating to MSIEIADAEDRPEPGADADGTGADGTDVGASGVRSTADGGIVAQLRLDHSRLFLAPSLRRAPEIALEPDYWTEPEPGRTVVFVTAHGTDLEAFEAGLETDPTVADPVLVDRYPDRRVYRVTLTDRAVTFTAATAAVGGRLLDCSSCRAGWQLQLRFPDRDRLVAFNDYCRERDVSVTVDHLRVSDEEDDGVVALTDKQQELLAVAYEEGYFEVPRGISQDELAQRLDVSKSAVSQRLRRAIGELCAQTL from the coding sequence GTGAGCATCGAGATCGCCGACGCCGAGGACCGACCGGAGCCGGGAGCCGACGCCGACGGAACCGGCGCTGACGGAACCGACGTCGGCGCGAGCGGCGTTCGATCGACGGCCGACGGCGGTATCGTCGCCCAGCTCCGGCTCGATCACTCGCGGCTGTTTCTGGCCCCCTCGCTCCGGCGGGCCCCCGAGATCGCCCTCGAGCCCGACTACTGGACCGAGCCCGAACCCGGCCGGACCGTCGTGTTCGTCACGGCCCACGGAACCGACCTCGAGGCGTTCGAGGCCGGGCTCGAGACCGATCCTACCGTCGCCGATCCCGTCCTCGTCGACCGCTATCCGGACAGGCGAGTCTACCGGGTGACCCTTACCGACCGCGCGGTCACGTTCACCGCCGCGACCGCCGCCGTCGGCGGTCGGCTCCTCGATTGCTCGAGCTGCCGGGCCGGCTGGCAGCTCCAGTTACGGTTCCCCGACCGGGACCGACTCGTCGCGTTCAACGACTACTGCCGCGAGCGCGACGTGTCGGTCACCGTCGATCACCTCCGGGTGTCCGACGAGGAAGACGACGGCGTCGTCGCCCTGACCGACAAACAACAGGAGTTGCTCGCCGTCGCCTACGAGGAAGGTTATTTCGAGGTCCCTCGCGGCATCTCCCAGGACGAACTCGCACAACGACTCGACGTCTCGAAGTCGGCCGTCTCCCAGCGACTGCGACGGGCGATCGGCGAACTCTGCGCACAGACGCTCTGA
- a CDS encoding DUF5786 family protein codes for MGFGSYDESEQKEQTADDDEDVEAVNVHENDHHGEMSFESDVSTDELVDQLGAMKDDEDDE; via the coding sequence ATGGGTTTTGGTAGCTACGACGAATCCGAACAAAAAGAGCAGACTGCCGACGACGACGAGGACGTCGAAGCCGTCAACGTCCACGAAAACGACCATCATGGCGAGATGTCGTTCGAATCCGACGTATCGACGGACGAGCTGGTCGACCAGCTCGGCGCGATGAAAGACGACGAAGACGACGAGTAA
- the glmS gene encoding glutamine--fructose-6-phosphate transaminase (isomerizing) produces the protein MCGIIGRVGDGNALEPLLTGLENLEYRGYDSAGVAVQNGSGINVEKRSGKVEELKSSIGEPLQGEVGIGHTRWSTHGPPTDANAHPHTDESEDVAVVHNGIIENYTELRERLAANGYKFTSDTDTEVIPHLVQYYLDAGYDSEPAFRQAIDELEGSYAVTAMVSGEHVLYAARSGSPLVVGMEDGEYFLASDVPAFLEYTDSVIYLEDGDVVVVDEDGVEFTDLEGDPVVREPETVEWDPEQAGKGTYDHFMLKEIHEQPTSLSQAIEGRIDPAGGRIALADFEPGTFADVDSVQFVACGTSYHAALYGSLALNQAGVQSTALLANEYSVSAPPIDDDTLVIAVTQSGETADTLTALRRAASEGAATLTLTNVVGSTAAREADDALFIRAGPEIGVAATKTFSSQAVMLTLLAQRIAADLRGEPPADLEALLPELESMPAAIDDVLAGSAAKTVARRYSDSEAYFFIGRGLGYPVALEGALKFKEITYEHAEGFASGELKHGPLALVTPETPVFAIFTGQEDEKTLKNAEEAQTRGAPVIAVCPDDHPAVEVADDHLPIPDTEPDLAGLLANVQLQLVSYHAADLLGRPIDKPRNLAKSVTVE, from the coding sequence ATGTGTGGCATCATCGGCCGCGTCGGCGACGGCAACGCTCTCGAACCGCTGCTGACGGGCCTGGAAAACCTCGAGTATCGCGGCTACGATTCCGCGGGCGTCGCCGTCCAGAACGGTTCCGGCATCAACGTTGAGAAACGCTCCGGGAAGGTCGAGGAACTGAAATCGTCGATCGGCGAGCCGCTCCAGGGGGAGGTCGGGATCGGTCACACCCGCTGGAGTACGCACGGGCCCCCGACCGACGCCAACGCCCACCCGCATACCGACGAGAGCGAGGACGTCGCCGTCGTCCACAACGGTATCATCGAGAACTACACCGAACTCAGAGAGCGGCTCGCGGCCAACGGCTACAAGTTCACCAGCGACACCGACACCGAAGTCATCCCACATCTGGTCCAGTACTACCTCGACGCCGGCTACGACAGCGAGCCGGCCTTCCGACAGGCCATCGACGAACTCGAGGGCAGCTACGCCGTCACCGCGATGGTCTCGGGCGAACACGTCCTCTACGCGGCCCGCAGCGGGTCGCCGCTGGTCGTCGGCATGGAAGACGGCGAGTACTTCCTCGCCAGCGACGTCCCCGCCTTCCTCGAGTACACGGACAGCGTCATCTACCTCGAGGACGGCGACGTCGTCGTCGTCGACGAGGACGGCGTCGAGTTCACCGACCTCGAGGGGGATCCGGTCGTGCGCGAACCCGAAACAGTCGAGTGGGACCCCGAACAGGCCGGTAAGGGCACGTACGACCACTTCATGCTCAAGGAGATCCACGAACAGCCCACGTCGCTGTCACAGGCGATCGAGGGCCGGATCGATCCGGCCGGTGGCCGGATCGCGCTGGCCGACTTCGAACCCGGAACCTTCGCCGACGTCGACAGCGTCCAGTTCGTCGCCTGTGGGACCTCGTATCACGCTGCGCTCTACGGCTCGCTGGCGCTGAATCAGGCGGGCGTCCAGTCGACCGCCCTGCTGGCCAACGAGTACAGCGTCTCGGCCCCGCCGATCGACGACGACACGCTGGTGATCGCGGTCACCCAGAGCGGGGAGACGGCCGATACTCTCACCGCGCTTCGGCGGGCCGCCAGCGAGGGTGCCGCGACGCTCACCCTGACGAACGTCGTCGGATCGACGGCCGCCCGCGAGGCCGACGACGCGCTGTTTATCCGGGCCGGCCCGGAGATCGGGGTCGCCGCGACGAAGACCTTCTCCTCGCAGGCGGTCATGCTCACGTTGCTGGCCCAGCGGATCGCCGCCGACCTGCGGGGCGAGCCGCCGGCCGACCTCGAGGCGCTCCTGCCGGAACTGGAATCGATGCCGGCGGCAATCGACGACGTTCTCGCCGGGTCGGCCGCAAAGACCGTCGCCAGACGCTACAGCGACAGCGAGGCGTACTTCTTCATCGGTCGCGGGCTCGGCTACCCCGTCGCGCTCGAGGGGGCGCTGAAGTTCAAGGAGATCACCTACGAACACGCCGAGGGCTTCGCCTCGGGCGAACTCAAACACGGGCCGCTGGCGCTGGTGACACCGGAGACGCCGGTGTTCGCGATCTTCACCGGACAGGAAGACGAGAAGACGCTGAAAAACGCCGAGGAGGCACAGACCCGCGGCGCGCCGGTGATCGCGGTCTGTCCCGACGACCACCCGGCCGTTGAGGTCGCCGACGACCACCTCCCGATCCCCGACACCGAGCCCGATCTGGCGGGCCTGCTCGCGAACGTTCAGCTCCAACTTGTGTCGTATCACGCCGCCGATCTCCTCGGCCGTCCCATCGACAAACCGCGGAACCTGGCGAAAAGCGTCACCGTCGAGTAA
- a CDS encoding DUF7563 family protein: MSTDPSANWTPMTAGQQTTAPRCVNCGNQVTRQFARVFGDNRDVVHACPDCATYREMKTSDFIPKEAR, encoded by the coding sequence ATGTCGACGGACCCATCCGCCAACTGGACGCCCATGACGGCCGGCCAGCAAACGACAGCCCCCCGATGTGTCAACTGTGGGAATCAGGTGACCCGCCAGTTCGCTCGCGTGTTCGGCGACAACCGCGACGTCGTCCACGCCTGTCCGGACTGTGCGACCTACCGCGAGATGAAGACGTCCGATTTCATCCCGAAAGAAGCCAGATAA
- the glmM gene encoding phosphoglucosamine mutase: MFGTSGIRGRVGDEVTAATALEVGRAVASEGYDRVVVGRDVRESGAMLVDAVAAGLCECGADVVTVGVEATPTVARAIDHLEADAGVVITASHNPATDNGIKLWTPSGKAFGPDQRDAIERRVREDDYELADWEGIGDRTHRAGVRDHHADALSEAIDLERTPSVVVDIGNGTGGVTASVLDELGCQVRTLNGQRDGSFPGRPSEPTAETLETLSTLVAETDAEIGLAHDGDADRMLAVDETGAFVPKDVLLALFARDAAGEGERVAAPVDTSLAVDDALAAVGASVTRTRVGDVYVAERTTEPDVVFGGEPSGAWIWPTETRCPDGPLAACKLVELVADQGSLSDLVGEIERYPIRRTSVEVEDKRAAMAAVRRRVDERYDEVDTLDGVRVETEAGWFLLRASGTQPLIRVTAEARSPADADDLFDTAQSLLAEAIPSSA; encoded by the coding sequence ATGTTTGGAACGAGCGGTATTCGTGGCCGGGTCGGTGACGAGGTGACGGCGGCGACCGCCCTCGAGGTCGGTCGCGCGGTCGCGTCCGAGGGGTACGATCGCGTCGTCGTCGGACGGGACGTCCGCGAGAGCGGGGCGATGCTCGTCGACGCCGTCGCGGCGGGGCTGTGTGAGTGTGGCGCCGACGTCGTGACGGTAGGCGTCGAGGCGACGCCGACGGTCGCCCGCGCGATCGATCATCTCGAGGCCGACGCTGGCGTCGTGATCACGGCGTCGCACAACCCGGCGACGGACAACGGGATCAAGCTCTGGACGCCGTCGGGGAAGGCCTTCGGTCCCGACCAGCGCGATGCGATCGAGCGGCGGGTCCGCGAAGACGACTACGAGCTGGCCGACTGGGAGGGAATCGGCGACCGGACCCATCGCGCGGGCGTTCGTGACCACCACGCCGACGCACTCAGCGAGGCGATCGACCTCGAGCGGACGCCAAGCGTTGTCGTCGATATCGGCAACGGTACCGGCGGGGTGACGGCATCGGTCCTCGACGAACTGGGCTGTCAGGTGCGGACGCTCAACGGACAGCGGGACGGTTCGTTTCCCGGCCGACCGAGCGAGCCGACCGCCGAGACCCTCGAGACGCTGTCGACGCTGGTCGCGGAGACGGACGCGGAGATCGGACTGGCCCACGACGGCGACGCGGATCGGATGCTGGCGGTCGACGAAACCGGGGCGTTCGTTCCGAAAGACGTCCTCCTTGCACTGTTCGCCCGGGACGCGGCCGGCGAGGGCGAGCGCGTCGCCGCACCGGTCGATACCAGTCTCGCGGTCGACGACGCGCTCGCGGCGGTCGGCGCGTCGGTGACCCGGACGCGGGTCGGGGACGTCTACGTCGCCGAGCGGACGACCGAGCCGGACGTGGTCTTCGGCGGCGAACCGAGCGGCGCGTGGATCTGGCCGACCGAAACGCGGTGTCCCGACGGCCCGCTCGCCGCCTGTAAACTGGTCGAACTGGTCGCAGATCAGGGATCGCTATCGGACCTCGTCGGAGAAATCGAACGGTATCCGATCCGGCGAACGTCGGTCGAAGTCGAAGACAAGCGGGCCGCGATGGCCGCCGTTCGACGGCGGGTCGACGAGCGATACGACGAGGTCGATACGCTCGACGGCGTCAGAGTCGAGACCGAGGCGGGCTGGTTCCTGCTTCGTGCGAGCGGGACCCAGCCGCTGATCCGGGTCACCGCGGAGGCACGATCGCCGGCCGACGCCGACGATCTGTTCGACACCGCCCAGTCGCTGCTCGCCGAGGCCATCCCTTCGTCGGCGTAG
- a CDS encoding MarR family transcriptional regulator, translated as MSATESDTHGDDPGTDVSLDDLPPSAKLVYKVLEYEEPLTQEGIAAESRLCPRTVRYALGKLEDQELVASRVCLEDARQSTYRIRE; from the coding sequence ATGAGTGCGACCGAGTCCGACACCCACGGTGACGATCCCGGGACCGACGTCTCGCTCGACGACCTCCCGCCCAGTGCGAAACTCGTCTACAAGGTCCTCGAGTACGAGGAACCGCTCACACAGGAGGGCATCGCAGCCGAGTCGCGGCTCTGTCCCCGGACCGTTCGCTACGCCCTCGGGAAACTCGAGGACCAAGAACTGGTCGCCAGTCGCGTCTGTCTCGAGGACGCACGCCAGTCGACCTACCGGATCCGCGAGTAG
- a CDS encoding sodium-dependent transporter, producing the protein MVRESWTSRAGFILAAVGSAIGLGNIWRFPWMTAENGGSAFLLLYLLIVLLVGVPGLLAAFVIGRRSNRNPVGAFKSLSGSRFWTVLGVLCVVTSIMLMSFYSVVGGWILRYFLESATGAYFAAPETHFAAISYGAEAFGYQLAVLAATSLIVAAGIRRGIEASTRVMIPGVVVLLVGLAVWAARQPGAAQGYEFYLAFDGAYLAENFLSVLGAAAGQALFTLSIGSGTMITYASYINDDRSLPLDASAIAVFNLGIGILAGLVVFPLLFSFAPGPTAGGPGALFIGIAGAFASLPAGRLLGAVFFLVVLLAALTSLISMLEIPVSFLVDEFDLERSTATRGLFALVAVTGGVNAFSPTVFTLFADQLVNLLLILGLTGFMTYTAWVLGPAAIEEFLAGAGRFSRPLVVPWRYAIGTIFPAFLLFTFYADVTALVGLSAGTGPLSVAAVLTLLALVVVARRSVSESRPQPSERAD; encoded by the coding sequence ATGGTACGTGAGAGTTGGACGAGCCGGGCCGGATTCATTTTGGCCGCGGTCGGAAGCGCGATCGGACTGGGGAACATCTGGCGATTTCCCTGGATGACCGCGGAGAACGGCGGGAGTGCCTTTCTGTTGTTGTATCTGCTCATCGTTCTCCTCGTCGGGGTACCGGGATTACTGGCCGCGTTCGTGATCGGCCGACGGTCGAACCGGAACCCAGTGGGGGCGTTCAAATCGCTCTCCGGATCTCGCTTCTGGACGGTGTTGGGCGTCCTCTGTGTCGTCACCTCGATCATGCTGATGTCGTTCTACAGCGTCGTCGGCGGGTGGATCCTCCGGTACTTCCTCGAGAGCGCGACGGGTGCCTATTTCGCGGCTCCCGAAACCCACTTCGCGGCGATCAGCTACGGTGCCGAAGCGTTCGGCTACCAACTCGCGGTCCTCGCGGCCACGTCGCTGATCGTCGCCGCGGGGATCAGACGCGGCATCGAGGCGTCGACGAGGGTGATGATCCCCGGCGTCGTCGTGTTGCTCGTTGGACTCGCGGTCTGGGCGGCCCGCCAACCCGGCGCTGCGCAGGGATACGAGTTCTACCTCGCGTTCGACGGGGCATACCTCGCAGAGAACTTCCTCTCGGTACTGGGCGCAGCCGCCGGCCAGGCGCTGTTTACCCTCTCGATCGGCAGCGGGACGATGATCACCTACGCCTCCTACATCAACGACGACCGCTCGCTCCCACTCGACGCCTCGGCTATCGCCGTGTTCAATCTCGGTATCGGCATCCTGGCCGGACTCGTGGTGTTCCCGTTGTTGTTCTCGTTCGCGCCGGGACCGACTGCTGGCGGCCCCGGTGCCCTGTTCATCGGGATCGCCGGCGCGTTCGCGAGCCTGCCCGCCGGGCGGCTCCTCGGCGCGGTCTTCTTCCTCGTCGTTCTCCTCGCAGCCCTGACGAGTCTGATCAGCATGCTCGAGATTCCGGTCTCGTTTCTGGTCGACGAGTTCGACCTCGAGCGGTCGACGGCGACACGGGGGCTGTTCGCGCTGGTCGCGGTTACCGGCGGCGTCAACGCGTTCAGCCCCACGGTGTTTACGCTGTTTGCGGACCAGCTCGTCAACCTCCTCCTGATACTCGGCTTGACCGGGTTCATGACCTACACCGCCTGGGTTCTCGGCCCGGCCGCGATCGAGGAGTTTCTCGCGGGAGCGGGACGGTTCTCACGCCCGCTGGTGGTCCCGTGGCGATACGCGATCGGGACCATCTTCCCGGCGTTTCTCCTCTTTACGTTCTACGCCGACGTCACGGCGCTCGTCGGACTCTCGGCGGGAACGGGACCGTTGTCGGTCGCGGCGGTGCTGACGCTGCTGGCGCTCGTCGTCGTCGCCCGCCGGTCCGTCTCCGAAAGCCGACCGCAACCGAGCGAGCGGGCGGACTGA
- a CDS encoding lipid II:glycine glycyltransferase FemX, with protein MSIEIRQFDPRTDADEWNRYVERSDGTNPFFRAEALALQGEETDTTPHLLAGFKGQEPVGVFPVFEYAKGPITGVFSPAPHSWTSYLGPALLNVAKLKRRKADRRIKRFLEGCLEWIEGTISPLYSKFVTGAAFDDIRPFRWNEYDVVPGHTYIVDLEGSEEELLKRFSSDARSNVRNADDDSYVIEEGDGDDVERIVEKVRQRYESQDQPFRLRPGFARSLYETLPEGAIRPYACRVDGEFLGGILVVESDRTRYRWQGGVKPDVDVDIAINDLLDWHVMRDGLREGIDEYDLVGAGVPSINRYKAKFNPRLETHYEITRGVFGIDLLVDQYQKHR; from the coding sequence ATGAGCATCGAGATACGGCAGTTCGATCCGCGAACCGACGCCGACGAGTGGAACCGCTACGTCGAGCGATCCGACGGGACGAACCCGTTCTTCCGGGCGGAAGCACTGGCGTTGCAAGGCGAGGAAACCGACACGACGCCCCATCTCCTCGCCGGGTTCAAGGGACAGGAACCCGTCGGGGTCTTTCCCGTCTTCGAGTACGCGAAGGGGCCGATCACCGGTGTATTCTCGCCGGCCCCGCACTCGTGGACGTCCTACCTGGGGCCCGCCCTGTTGAACGTCGCGAAACTCAAACGGCGCAAGGCCGATCGGCGGATCAAGCGCTTTCTCGAGGGCTGTCTCGAGTGGATCGAGGGGACGATCTCGCCGCTGTACAGCAAGTTCGTCACCGGTGCCGCGTTCGACGACATCCGGCCGTTCCGCTGGAACGAGTACGACGTTGTCCCCGGTCACACCTATATCGTCGACCTCGAGGGGAGCGAGGAGGAGCTGTTGAAGCGGTTCAGCAGTGACGCTCGCAGCAACGTCCGCAACGCCGACGACGATAGCTACGTCATCGAAGAGGGCGACGGCGACGACGTCGAACGCATCGTCGAGAAGGTGCGACAGCGCTACGAGAGCCAGGATCAGCCGTTCCGGCTGCGGCCCGGCTTCGCGCGGTCGCTGTACGAGACGCTGCCCGAGGGCGCGATCCGGCCCTACGCCTGTCGGGTCGACGGCGAGTTCCTCGGCGGCATCCTCGTCGTCGAGTCCGATCGCACCCGCTACCGGTGGCAAGGCGGCGTCAAGCCCGACGTCGACGTCGACATCGCGATCAACGACCTCCTGGACTGGCACGTCATGCGCGACGGGCTCCGCGAGGGGATCGACGAATACGACCTCGTCGGGGCCGGCGTCCCCAGCATCAACCGCTACAAGGCCAAGTTCAACCCCCGCCTCGAGACCCACTACGAGATCACGCGGGGCGTGTTCGGGATCGATCTCCTCGTCGATCAGTATCAGAAACACCGGTAA